From a single Hippoglossus stenolepis isolate QCI-W04-F060 chromosome 2, HSTE1.2, whole genome shotgun sequence genomic region:
- the anapc11 gene encoding anaphase-promoting complex subunit 11, with protein sequence MKVKIRQWNGVASWLWVANDENCGICRMPFNGCCPDCKVPGDDCPLVWGQCSHCFHMHCILKWLNSQQVQQQCPMCRQEWKFKE encoded by the exons ATGAAGGTGAAGATCCGGCAGTGGAACGGGGTGGCCTCCTGGCTCTGGGTGGCCAATGATGAAAACTGTGGGATCTGCAGGATGCCCTTCAATGGCTGCTGCCCGGACT GCAAAGTGCCTGGAGACGACTGTCCGCTGGTCTGGGGTCAGTGCTCCCATTGTTTCCACATGCATTGCATCTTGAAATGGCTGAACTCGCAGCAGGTCCAGCAGCAGTGCCCCATGTGCCGACAGGAGTGGAAGTTCAAGGAGTGA
- the ppp1r27b gene encoding protein phosphatase 1 regulatory subunit 27b — protein MKYQCPVSQTMGINTYAKDCGVPVSCKRSVSLKETRSVHFSNDIVFQDYVRHGELERIGLFIRARRVTLDTIYHSGMAAIHESVLSGNLECVKLLVHHGADILQRDEDGWTPLHMACSDSFPHIARYLLSLGADPELENDCGEKPADLIDPDNKELLELFGLAVND, from the exons ATGAAGTATCAGTGCCCTGTGTCCCAGACCATGGGAATAAATACTTACGCCAAGGACTGTGGAGTCCCAGTCAGCTGCAAGAGATCTGTTTCTCTGAAGGAGACCCGCAGTGTCCACTTCTCCAATGATATAGTTTTTCAGGACTATGTGCGACACGGCGAACTGGAGAGGATTGGACTTTTCATCAGAGCCAGGAGAGTCACCCTGGACACCATCTACCACTCTG GTATGGCTGCAATTCACGAGTCTGTCCTGTCTGGGAACCTGGAGTGTGTCAAACTGCTGGTCCACCACGGAGCAGATATCCTCCAGCGAGACGAGGACGGATGGACCCCTCTGCACATGGCCTGCAGCGACAGTTTCCCACACATTGCACG CTACCTTCTGTCGCTGGGTGCTGACCCAGAGCTGGAGAACGACTGTGGGGAGAAGCCGGCTGACCTCATCGACCCGGACAacaaggagctgctggagctctTTGGGCTGGCGGTGAACGACTGA